A stretch of Microbulbifer bruguierae DNA encodes these proteins:
- a CDS encoding efflux RND transporter periplasmic adaptor subunit — MSKFGILNKLNWSIVIPVALIGMALLLSNWLLEEKPTMQRGERKAPPVTVEVAEAEYGQFPLTIKALGKVAARELVELQPQVEGRVEWLDYDLGPGSTLEKGQPLMRIEREPYQLALQSARSSLAERRAELQQEEGQRTVAEEEFELLGSSLPDADRALVLREPQLAAARARVDAAHASVNLAQRDLRLTAIASPFTALLVSRSVDIGDRVAPGTVMYNLAGADRFQIEVEVPARQLPQLNTPKATVRIRGSQWPAGEYRDGRFVRVIPVLEEQGRLARVLVELDDPLGIENPSRPQLLLNDLARVEITGRANGQQVRIPLTALQDGDRVWIVRDGKIVIQPVRVAHFNEEFAVLESGLRGGEILVTTRLASVTDGMPVRVAETARQKTQSQKSEPPELPERPRSDGADGERG; from the coding sequence ATGTCTAAATTTGGAATCCTGAACAAACTCAACTGGAGCATCGTGATTCCGGTTGCGCTGATTGGCATGGCCCTGTTGCTGTCCAACTGGCTGCTGGAAGAAAAGCCCACCATGCAGCGCGGAGAGCGCAAGGCGCCACCGGTTACCGTCGAAGTCGCCGAGGCGGAATACGGACAGTTCCCGCTCACAATCAAAGCGCTGGGCAAGGTAGCCGCGCGCGAGCTGGTGGAGCTGCAGCCACAGGTAGAAGGCCGGGTGGAATGGCTTGACTATGACCTGGGACCGGGCTCGACCCTGGAAAAAGGCCAGCCACTGATGCGCATCGAGCGCGAGCCCTATCAGCTGGCACTACAGAGCGCCCGCAGTAGCCTGGCGGAGCGCCGCGCAGAATTGCAGCAGGAAGAGGGGCAGCGCACGGTTGCCGAGGAAGAATTCGAACTGCTCGGCAGCTCTCTGCCCGATGCGGATCGCGCGCTGGTGTTGCGTGAGCCGCAACTGGCGGCTGCCCGCGCTCGCGTGGATGCGGCGCACGCATCGGTCAACCTGGCTCAGCGCGACCTGCGTCTGACCGCCATTGCCAGTCCCTTCACGGCACTGCTGGTGTCGCGCAGTGTGGATATCGGTGACCGTGTGGCACCGGGCACCGTCATGTACAACCTGGCGGGTGCCGACCGCTTCCAGATCGAAGTGGAAGTGCCCGCGCGCCAGTTGCCACAGCTCAACACTCCCAAAGCCACCGTGCGTATTCGCGGCAGTCAGTGGCCTGCGGGGGAGTACAGGGACGGGCGTTTTGTGCGGGTAATTCCGGTACTGGAAGAGCAGGGCCGCCTGGCACGGGTGCTGGTAGAGCTGGACGACCCTCTGGGTATCGAAAACCCTTCGCGCCCGCAATTACTGCTCAATGATCTCGCCCGTGTGGAAATTACCGGCCGTGCCAACGGGCAGCAGGTGCGTATTCCACTGACTGCGCTGCAGGATGGGGACCGGGTGTGGATAGTGCGCGATGGCAAAATCGTTATCCAGCCGGTCAGGGTTGCGCATTTCAATGAAGAATTTGCGGTGCTGGAAAGTGGTCTGCGCGGTGGTGAAATCCTGGTAACGACACGGCTCGCCAGTGTGACCGATGGTATGCCGGTGCGCGTTGCGGAAACTGCGCGCCAGAAAACCCAATCCCAGAAAAGCGAGCCCCCGGAGTTGCCGGAGCGCCCCCGCAGTGACGGCGCCGATGGTGAGCGCGGATGA
- a CDS encoding TolC family protein, translating into MGYLTKIPVLGRVLCVLCLTACSSQTLPPELPQQTLGLPEQFRASGTLAAEQRWWQSFADDELNQLVSLALADSPDLQASYWRLQQADAAAAQARSGFWPRLTGSLDNTNQRRASSDGFDFSGAENEGGSWSGSLAAGYEVDLWGRVRSGARAAEAGRLAQEENLQTAALTLVAEVTGVWLQLQEQWGQLQLLEQQLETNRKTLRVLELRFGGGVSAAADVLQQRQLVQESMQQLDASRANIQNLQVQLAALLGTTEQRLPTFVNRGNALPTIPALPDTGVPSQLLLRRPDVNGAQRELLQGHYLADQAWAERLPGLTLSVFFSGGGNSLSDIAEDWLLNLSAAVEAVIFDGGALSAAKRQQQAVEQERWSVFRNTVMQALGEVEQALINEQAIRDRLHYLQTRIELADQISVRQRRAYMRGTVDFLNVLSATNNQQSLERQHLTARRELLENRVTLYRALSGGLAAQDLPQPPKVELDVYRVETH; encoded by the coding sequence ATGGGGTACCTGACAAAAATTCCCGTTTTGGGGCGCGTACTGTGTGTCCTCTGCCTGACTGCCTGCAGTAGCCAGACGCTGCCGCCGGAATTGCCGCAGCAGACACTCGGACTTCCGGAGCAGTTCCGCGCCTCTGGCACGCTGGCGGCGGAGCAGCGCTGGTGGCAGAGTTTTGCTGACGACGAGCTCAACCAGCTGGTATCCCTGGCGCTGGCGGACAGTCCGGACTTGCAGGCAAGCTACTGGCGCCTGCAACAAGCGGATGCCGCTGCCGCTCAGGCGCGCAGTGGTTTCTGGCCGCGCCTGACTGGCTCCCTGGACAACACCAACCAGCGCCGGGCTTCCTCCGACGGCTTCGACTTTTCCGGTGCCGAAAACGAAGGCGGCAGCTGGAGCGGCAGTCTGGCGGCCGGTTATGAGGTGGATTTGTGGGGGCGGGTGCGCAGTGGCGCCCGTGCCGCTGAGGCGGGGCGCCTGGCACAGGAAGAAAACCTGCAGACCGCCGCGCTTACCCTGGTAGCGGAAGTGACTGGGGTGTGGTTGCAATTGCAGGAGCAATGGGGCCAGCTCCAGCTACTGGAACAACAGCTGGAGACCAATCGCAAAACCCTGCGAGTGCTGGAGCTGCGTTTTGGTGGCGGTGTGAGTGCCGCCGCCGATGTATTGCAGCAGCGCCAGCTGGTACAGGAATCCATGCAACAGCTGGATGCAAGCCGGGCAAACATCCAGAACTTACAGGTGCAGTTGGCGGCATTGCTGGGGACAACAGAACAGCGGTTGCCGACCTTTGTGAATCGGGGAAATGCCTTACCGACAATTCCGGCGCTGCCAGACACTGGAGTGCCCTCGCAACTGCTGTTGCGACGCCCGGACGTAAACGGCGCGCAGCGGGAACTGTTACAGGGGCATTACCTGGCGGATCAGGCCTGGGCGGAGCGCTTGCCTGGTCTCACCCTGAGTGTATTTTTCAGTGGTGGCGGTAACTCCCTGAGCGATATTGCCGAGGACTGGCTGTTGAACCTGAGCGCAGCCGTCGAGGCGGTGATCTTTGATGGCGGAGCGCTCTCCGCGGCCAAGCGCCAGCAGCAGGCGGTAGAGCAGGAACGGTGGTCGGTATTTCGCAATACCGTGATGCAGGCACTCGGAGAAGTGGAGCAGGCATTGATCAATGAGCAGGCCATCCGCGACCGCTTGCATTACTTACAGACCAGAATCGAATTGGCGGATCAGATTTCCGTGCGCCAACGGCGCGCGTACATGCGCGGCACGGTTGATTTTCTCAACGTGCTGTCGGCGACCAACAATCAGCAATCCCTGGAGCGGCAGCATCTCACTGCACGCCGCGAATTACTGGAAAACCGGGTAACACTCTACCGTGCGCTTTCCGGCGGGCTGGCGGCACAAGATCTACCGCAGCCGCCGAAGGTGGAGCTGGATGTTTACCGGGTGGAGACCCATTGA
- a CDS encoding acyl-CoA dehydrogenase, which yields MSKNQPLAHWDDILLLDRQLTDEERMIRDSAREYCQSKLMPRVLEANRHEIFDRDIMSEMGELGLLGSTIEGYGCAGLNYVSYGLVAREVERVDSGYRSAMSVQSSLVMHPIYAYGSEEQKQKYLPKLATGEWVGCFGLTEPDAGSDPGGMKTRARKVDGGYLISGAKMWITNSPIADVFVVWAKDDEGDIRGFILDKGMEGLAAPKIEGKFSLRASITGEIVMDNVFVPEENRFPDTKGLGGPFGCLNRARYGISWGALGAAEFCWHAARQYGLDRKQFDKPLAQTQLFQKKLADMQTEITLGLQASLRVGRLMDENKDFDPTMISLVKRNNCGKALDIARTARDMHGGNGISDEFHVIRHVMNLEAVNTYEGTHDVHALILGRAQTGLQAFF from the coding sequence ATGAGCAAAAATCAGCCTTTGGCACACTGGGACGATATCCTGCTGCTGGACCGCCAGCTCACCGATGAAGAGCGCATGATCCGCGACAGCGCGCGGGAATACTGCCAATCCAAGTTGATGCCGCGGGTACTCGAAGCAAACCGCCATGAAATCTTCGACCGCGACATCATGTCTGAAATGGGAGAACTGGGGTTGCTTGGCTCTACCATTGAAGGCTATGGCTGTGCGGGATTGAACTACGTGTCTTACGGTCTGGTGGCGCGGGAAGTGGAACGTGTTGATTCCGGTTACCGCTCCGCCATGAGCGTGCAGTCGAGTCTGGTGATGCACCCGATCTACGCCTACGGCAGCGAGGAACAGAAGCAGAAATACCTGCCGAAACTGGCCACTGGCGAATGGGTAGGCTGTTTCGGCCTCACCGAGCCGGACGCCGGCTCCGATCCCGGCGGCATGAAGACCCGGGCTCGTAAAGTGGACGGCGGCTACCTTATCAGCGGCGCCAAGATGTGGATCACCAACAGTCCCATCGCTGACGTATTCGTAGTCTGGGCAAAAGATGACGAGGGGGATATCCGCGGCTTCATACTGGATAAAGGTATGGAGGGCCTGGCGGCACCGAAAATCGAAGGCAAGTTCTCCCTGCGCGCTTCCATTACTGGCGAAATCGTCATGGACAATGTGTTCGTGCCGGAAGAAAACCGTTTCCCGGATACCAAAGGCCTGGGCGGCCCCTTCGGCTGTCTGAACCGCGCCCGCTATGGGATTTCCTGGGGCGCTCTCGGTGCAGCGGAGTTCTGCTGGCACGCCGCGCGCCAGTACGGCCTGGACCGCAAACAGTTCGACAAGCCGCTGGCGCAGACCCAGCTGTTCCAGAAAAAACTCGCGGATATGCAGACTGAGATCACCCTCGGCCTGCAGGCCTCCCTGCGCGTGGGCCGCCTGATGGACGAGAACAAAGACTTCGACCCGACCATGATTTCCCTGGTCAAGCGCAATAACTGCGGCAAGGCCCTGGACATTGCCCGCACCGCCCGGGATATGCATGGTGGCAACGGTATCTCGGACGAATTTCACGTTATCCGCCATGTGATGAACCTGGAAGCCGTGAATACCTACGAAGGTACCCACGATGTCCACGCACTGATACTGGGGCGTGCGCAGACAGGATTACAGGCGTTTTTCTGA
- a CDS encoding sulfurtransferase, giving the protein MNYQRVITVSELSALQKQQAEGLCDLVVLDCRYDLADPQAGENAFLSGHIPGAHYASLHRDLSAPCARYGGRHPFPSASQITEFARAAGINRDTQVVAYDDQRLAFAARPWWLLRHFGHDKVAVLDGGFGAWKEAGMEVEEGTASSSAPGDFVAHPRSGELMHYDDIYPHLQNPPWQLVDARDAKRFAGNEEPIDPIAGHIPTAVNKPWQLITNDQGFIRPINELREHWQSIPADDDIVCYCGSGVTACVNLLALSLIDREARLYPGSWSDWCAHILHPDTPAKT; this is encoded by the coding sequence ATGAACTATCAGCGTGTGATTACCGTCTCCGAGCTTTCCGCCTTACAGAAACAACAGGCTGAAGGCCTCTGCGATCTGGTGGTTCTCGACTGCCGCTACGATCTGGCAGATCCTCAGGCCGGTGAAAACGCCTTTCTTTCGGGACATATTCCGGGCGCCCACTACGCCAGCCTGCACCGGGATCTTTCGGCACCCTGTGCAAGATACGGCGGCCGCCATCCCTTTCCCTCGGCATCCCAGATTACCGAATTTGCCCGCGCCGCCGGTATCAACCGCGACACTCAGGTAGTGGCTTACGACGACCAGCGTCTGGCCTTTGCCGCCCGCCCCTGGTGGCTGCTGCGTCATTTCGGCCATGACAAGGTGGCCGTCCTCGACGGCGGCTTCGGCGCATGGAAAGAAGCCGGAATGGAGGTAGAGGAAGGCACCGCTTCGAGCAGCGCACCCGGCGACTTCGTCGCCCACCCCCGCAGTGGCGAACTGATGCATTACGATGACATCTATCCGCACTTGCAGAACCCACCATGGCAGCTGGTCGACGCCCGGGATGCCAAGCGCTTCGCCGGCAATGAAGAACCCATCGACCCCATTGCCGGTCACATCCCCACCGCGGTCAACAAACCCTGGCAGCTCATCACCAACGACCAGGGTTTTATCCGCCCCATCAACGAACTGCGGGAACACTGGCAAAGTATTCCCGCAGATGACGATATCGTGTGTTATTGCGGTTCTGGAGTCACCGCCTGCGTCAATCTATTAGCGCTGAGCCTGATCGATCGGGAGGCCCGGCTGTATCCGGGAAGCTGGAGTGACTGGTGTGCGCATATCCTGCATCCAGACACGCCTGCGAAGACATAG
- a CDS encoding alpha/beta hydrolase, with the protein MPLRFTLPHRALCAPLLALGALLFLAGCDKPVKTAGETPNQLISKPCWFDTEPSWPTTQCFMMEVPEDHTKPEGRKIQFPVVRFFAQISDPDKEPLLHLGAGGPGASMGLEPENASDWLWVNYADMTVESGRDLIVIDPRGTGMAKPRLACDEFIKDADLAFTRKLSTDEESRVFTYSMERCYTRLSQSADLAHYNSLAVARDVEALRQALGLPKLNLYGVSYASRYALTIAREFPDSVRAMVLNSAVFPNIIYAQQLPQDVLAAYERGIEFCSKDPDCNKRYPDLQRRLEALVQTLDEEPLTVDTGNIHPGERYPFVLSGQRLLRVLFQALYNEHFYRELPAIIDQLETGEAELLKPSIASFMGLVLDPNFGDAAGISHFCYEEAPFVDFDLARQTAANSGTLGGSVRSDIDMMQVQCRIWAIPSAPLLESQAIKTPVPTLVMHGALDPVLAANDADRARKKLPNHQWLLFPNLAHDVISASDCAARAAADFLDQPAQPVVETANACRKEELAHQAELERKIAEMEAQREASQQLAAEPGAESGTDEDLPNGEQHEKPNERLREAPAGSRYSEARENPAPQ; encoded by the coding sequence ATGCCCCTACGCTTTACCCTGCCCCACCGTGCTCTGTGTGCGCCCCTGCTTGCTCTCGGCGCGCTGCTGTTTTTGGCTGGCTGTGACAAGCCGGTAAAAACCGCCGGAGAGACCCCCAACCAGCTGATCAGCAAACCCTGCTGGTTTGACACCGAGCCCAGCTGGCCCACCACCCAGTGCTTCATGATGGAAGTGCCGGAAGACCACACCAAGCCCGAAGGCCGTAAAATCCAGTTCCCGGTGGTGCGCTTCTTTGCCCAGATTAGTGACCCGGACAAGGAGCCACTGCTCCACCTGGGTGCCGGCGGACCCGGCGCCAGCATGGGACTGGAGCCGGAAAATGCCAGTGACTGGCTGTGGGTCAACTATGCGGACATGACCGTGGAAAGCGGCCGTGACCTGATCGTCATCGACCCCCGTGGCACCGGTATGGCAAAACCGCGGCTGGCCTGCGACGAGTTCATCAAGGATGCCGACCTCGCCTTCACCCGCAAACTGAGCACCGACGAGGAATCCCGGGTATTCACCTACAGCATGGAGCGCTGCTACACCCGCCTCAGCCAGAGTGCCGACCTCGCCCATTACAACAGTCTCGCGGTCGCCAGGGATGTCGAGGCCCTGCGCCAGGCCCTCGGACTGCCCAAACTGAACCTCTACGGCGTCTCCTATGCCAGCCGCTACGCGTTGACCATTGCCCGGGAGTTTCCCGATTCGGTACGGGCCATGGTGCTGAACAGTGCGGTCTTCCCCAATATCATTTACGCCCAGCAACTCCCCCAGGACGTGCTGGCCGCCTATGAGCGCGGCATCGAGTTTTGCAGCAAAGACCCGGACTGCAACAAACGCTATCCGGACCTGCAACGGAGACTGGAAGCACTGGTACAAACGCTGGATGAAGAGCCACTCACGGTCGACACCGGCAATATCCACCCCGGCGAGCGCTACCCCTTTGTTCTCAGCGGCCAGCGCCTGCTGCGGGTGCTGTTTCAAGCGCTCTACAACGAACATTTTTACCGGGAATTGCCCGCCATTATCGACCAACTGGAGACCGGCGAGGCGGAACTGCTCAAGCCCTCTATTGCCAGTTTTATGGGACTGGTACTGGACCCGAATTTTGGCGACGCCGCCGGCATCAGCCATTTCTGTTACGAAGAAGCCCCCTTCGTGGACTTCGACCTGGCCCGCCAGACCGCTGCCAACAGCGGTACGCTCGGCGGCTCGGTGCGCTCGGACATCGACATGATGCAGGTGCAGTGCCGAATCTGGGCCATCCCCTCTGCGCCGCTACTGGAGTCCCAGGCCATCAAGACACCGGTCCCCACGCTGGTCATGCACGGTGCCCTGGACCCGGTACTCGCTGCCAACGACGCCGACAGGGCACGCAAAAAACTGCCCAACCACCAGTGGCTACTGTTCCCGAACCTGGCCCACGACGTGATTTCAGCCAGTGACTGCGCTGCGCGGGCCGCTGCAGATTTTCTCGATCAACCGGCCCAGCCGGTCGTGGAAACCGCCAACGCCTGCCGCAAAGAAGAACTGGCCCATCAGGCGGAGCTGGAGCGCAAGATCGCGGAGATGGAAGCACAGCGGGAGGCTTCACAGCAGCTGGCGGCAGAGCCAGGAGCTGAATCCGGGACTGACGAAGACCTGCCCAACGGCGAGCAACACGAGAAACCAAACGAAAGGCTGCGGGAAGCTCCAGCAGGTAGCCGCTACTCTGAGGCCCGCGAGAATCCAGCGCCGCAATAG
- the msrA gene encoding peptide-methionine (S)-S-oxide reductase MsrA, giving the protein MHYDKTQIPGADEALPGRAEPMPISGKHFVSGNPMQPPFPEGLEQAVFGMGCFWGAERLFWEIDGVYVTAVGYAGGHTPNPNYREVCSGGTGHAEVVLVVFDPAKVSYRELLRHFWEEHDPTQGMRQGNDLGTQYRSCIYTYGEEQQAQAEETEREFQQALQDRDYGAITTEVLPAPTFFYAEEDHQQYLAKNPGGYCGLAGTGACLLR; this is encoded by the coding sequence ATGCATTACGACAAAACCCAGATCCCAGGTGCAGACGAGGCCTTGCCCGGTCGTGCAGAGCCCATGCCCATCAGTGGCAAACATTTTGTCTCCGGCAACCCAATGCAGCCGCCATTTCCCGAGGGCCTGGAACAGGCGGTTTTCGGAATGGGGTGCTTTTGGGGGGCAGAGCGCCTGTTCTGGGAAATCGACGGGGTTTACGTAACGGCCGTGGGTTATGCCGGAGGGCACACGCCCAATCCGAACTACCGCGAAGTATGCAGTGGTGGCACCGGCCATGCGGAGGTGGTGCTGGTGGTCTTTGACCCGGCAAAAGTGAGCTACAGGGAGTTGCTGCGCCACTTCTGGGAGGAACACGACCCCACACAGGGTATGCGCCAGGGCAATGATCTGGGCACCCAGTACCGCTCCTGTATTTATACCTACGGCGAAGAGCAGCAGGCACAGGCCGAGGAAACCGAGCGGGAATTTCAGCAGGCGCTACAGGATCGGGACTACGGAGCCATTACTACCGAGGTTCTCCCCGCGCCGACCTTCTTTTACGCAGAGGAGGATCATCAGCAGTATCTGGCGAAGAATCCAGGAGGTTACTGCGGCCTGGCAGGTACCGGTGCCTGCCTGTTGCGTTGA
- a CDS encoding porin produces the protein MNIHFRIQLLAAATLLATSNAHAVPIYQSNEVTLYMEGYFTAHMINIEGDTQMRDGASRIRIGLNIPAYDNWDAGMNLEWGVRAISSAQDLIIQGDQQAAPGDERQSLYLRQGHAFAKHPTWGEFTLGKQWGVYYEVTYITDWYHASGGLASGTYALGSDGGTTGSGRADSAITWRKTWKVDAGEFKIGVQYAAHVADLNLSVNDVAGPDTLLTCPPGDCEYGINHSIAAVYRADIGKGLFIGAAYNRVKLDVSTDNGILIDLAGDTEEIIRTDFPIRASSNNWTTALGMYYGGEAYSKGFYGALVMQRSQNNELAPTGSVMGITNFFDAKGSESFMSYTWGRDNCYSIYGGHNYLVSDDPTFEAALVEGNRYKLALYYFGFQYRWNERITLFFENAVDDSNELATPLGDHFSAVGFRVDI, from the coding sequence ATGAATATACATTTCCGCATACAACTTCTGGCAGCGGCGACCCTTCTGGCGACTTCAAACGCACACGCAGTCCCTATCTACCAATCGAACGAAGTCACCCTGTATATGGAGGGGTACTTTACCGCGCACATGATCAACATCGAAGGCGATACCCAGATGCGGGACGGTGCTTCCCGCATTCGTATTGGCCTCAATATACCGGCATACGACAATTGGGATGCCGGGATGAACCTTGAGTGGGGTGTAAGGGCCATATCTTCCGCGCAGGACCTGATTATTCAGGGTGACCAACAGGCTGCACCCGGCGATGAAAGACAATCACTCTATTTGCGCCAGGGGCACGCGTTTGCGAAACATCCCACCTGGGGTGAGTTCACTCTCGGCAAACAGTGGGGCGTCTATTACGAGGTCACCTATATCACCGACTGGTACCACGCCTCCGGCGGACTCGCCAGTGGTACCTACGCCCTCGGATCCGACGGCGGCACAACCGGTAGCGGTCGTGCAGACAGCGCGATCACCTGGCGCAAAACCTGGAAGGTCGACGCCGGTGAATTCAAAATCGGTGTGCAATACGCTGCTCACGTGGCAGACCTGAACCTCTCGGTCAACGATGTCGCAGGTCCGGATACTTTGCTGACGTGCCCGCCTGGCGACTGCGAGTATGGCATCAACCACAGCATTGCCGCGGTTTACCGGGCAGACATCGGAAAAGGGCTATTTATCGGCGCCGCGTACAACCGCGTGAAACTGGATGTGAGTACGGATAACGGTATTCTCATTGACCTGGCGGGCGATACCGAAGAGATCATCCGTACGGATTTTCCCATCAGGGCCAGCAGTAACAACTGGACCACAGCACTGGGCATGTACTACGGCGGCGAGGCGTATTCCAAGGGTTTTTATGGCGCACTGGTGATGCAGCGCTCGCAGAATAATGAGCTGGCACCGACCGGATCCGTCATGGGTATAACCAACTTTTTCGATGCCAAAGGGTCCGAATCTTTTATGAGTTACACCTGGGGGCGCGACAACTGCTACTCCATTTACGGCGGCCACAACTACCTCGTCTCGGACGACCCTACCTTCGAGGCTGCATTGGTCGAGGGTAATCGGTACAAGCTGGCTCTCTACTACTTCGGCTTCCAGTATCGCTGGAACGAGCGCATCACACTCTTCTTTGAGAATGCGGTTGACGACAGCAACGAACTGGCCACGCCCCTGGGTGACCACTTCTCTGCAGTCGGCTTTCGCGTCGACATCTGA
- a CDS encoding class I SAM-dependent methyltransferase, with protein MAESTSLSRRMFGLTVRNNAHADMRRLRREAGDASLHGNKFWKSSCLTMDFLKRHPLESGARVLDLGCGWGLGGIFCAKEFDAQVTSLDADPSVFPFAEYHAELNGVQIKTWRCRYEKVTEAALRDFDAVIGTDICFWDKLEAPLYNLTRRALRAGVERVLLVDPGRSPFRRLAARAQEKLDAQYHEWQTQRPLKATGCIMLAGK; from the coding sequence TTGGCAGAAAGTACATCTCTCAGTCGCCGGATGTTCGGGCTGACGGTGCGCAACAATGCACACGCGGATATGCGCAGGCTGCGCCGGGAAGCGGGTGACGCGTCCCTGCACGGCAACAAGTTCTGGAAAAGTTCCTGCCTGACCATGGATTTTCTGAAAAGACACCCGTTAGAAAGCGGTGCCAGGGTGTTGGATCTGGGGTGTGGCTGGGGTCTTGGTGGGATCTTTTGTGCCAAAGAATTTGATGCGCAGGTGACTTCATTGGATGCGGACCCCAGCGTGTTTCCGTTCGCGGAGTACCACGCGGAATTGAACGGTGTGCAGATCAAAACCTGGCGCTGCCGCTACGAAAAGGTGACGGAAGCGGCACTGCGGGATTTTGACGCGGTGATCGGCACCGACATCTGCTTCTGGGACAAGCTGGAAGCGCCACTTTACAATCTTACCCGGCGCGCGCTGCGGGCGGGTGTCGAGCGGGTTCTGCTGGTGGATCCGGGCCGTTCACCGTTTCGGCGGCTGGCGGCGCGGGCTCAAGAAAAACTCGACGCGCAATACCACGAGTGGCAGACTCAGCGCCCGTTAAAGGCAACGGGCTGCATTATGCTTGCGGGCAAATAG
- a CDS encoding trimeric intracellular cation channel family protein, which translates to MEQLLHWFDLIGIVVFAFTGVLAAGHKQMDLFGAVVLACVTATGGGTTRDMILNVPVFWLSDSHYLWIAAATGVISFYLIRYLHVPMRLLMIADAAGLAVFVVIGTQKVLDLGHSSAIAIVMGVMTGTFGGLIRDILCGDIPLLLRREIYATAALSGASALVILDDIEGLPGEIVVAIAVLVTLGIRLAALRWNLSAPIARMRPN; encoded by the coding sequence ATGGAACAGCTGCTGCACTGGTTTGACCTGATCGGCATTGTCGTTTTCGCTTTTACTGGAGTGCTGGCGGCGGGTCATAAGCAGATGGACCTGTTCGGAGCCGTGGTGCTGGCCTGTGTCACCGCCACCGGCGGCGGCACTACCCGCGATATGATTCTCAATGTCCCGGTGTTCTGGCTGTCCGACAGTCACTACCTGTGGATCGCCGCCGCCACCGGTGTCATCAGCTTCTATCTGATCCGCTATTTGCACGTCCCCATGCGCCTGCTGATGATCGCTGACGCCGCAGGGCTCGCGGTATTCGTGGTCATCGGCACCCAGAAAGTGCTGGACCTCGGCCACTCCTCCGCTATCGCCATCGTCATGGGCGTCATGACCGGGACCTTCGGGGGGCTGATTCGCGATATTCTGTGTGGTGACATCCCGCTGCTGCTGCGGCGGGAAATTTATGCCACCGCGGCCTTGAGCGGCGCCTCTGCTCTGGTAATACTGGACGACATTGAAGGGCTGCCCGGGGAAATCGTGGTGGCCATAGCGGTACTGGTCACCCTGGGGATTCGTCTGGCGGCGCTGCGCTGGAACCTCTCCGCCCCTATCGCGCGAATGCGCCCCAACTGA